AGCAAGATAAATATCGGCGGCATTTGCAGGAGCATTGAGCAGTTTGTAGCTGAGCGAAAGATAAATCTCATCCATAGCCACGGTATCCAGGCATGTTTTGTGGCTGCTAATTTAGCAAAGTCTCTTAATGTAGCACATATAAGCACCGTCCATCTAATTGATGATAGTCACAAGAAAAAAGGCCTATTTAGCGTTGGCACTGATAAAATACTTGCTATGGCCGACCATCTAATAGCGGTTTCTGAGGTAGTTAAGGCATCAATCGATAGCATTTCAGATAATATAACCCTTATATACAATGGTATTGAGGCCGACCGCTTTGCAGAAACGCTAGATTCAGAACAGTTGTTTAGAGAGCTAGGAATTGAAAAGGGGAGTTCTTTAATCGGCGTAATAACAACCTTAGAACCAGGGAAAGGAACTGATGTATTTCTAGACGCTGCATCATTACTAGCAGGTTTAAGGGAAGATATGCGCTTTGTGGTTGTCGGTGATGGACCAGAGCTTGAGGCTCTAAAGAAGAAGTCATTTAGCCTTGGCATTGGAAAGAGAACCTATTTTCTCGGGTTCAGACGAGATGTTGCACATATCTTAAAAAGCCTCGATGCGGTAGTTATACCAAATTTAAGCCCGGGGCTGCCAATTATACTGCTTGAGGCCTTAGCCAGCTCAAAACCAGTAATAGTCACCGATGTACCTGGCGTTCGAGAGGCAGTATCCGAATCGGAGGTTGAATTCGTACCCGTTAAAGATCCTATAGCGATAGATAAGGCTGTAAGAAAAATACTATCGCAGAGGATGGTTGCGGGAACGAAAGCCCAGGAAGGTCAGAAATTGGTTAAAGACAGATTCAGCGTTCAACAAATGATGAAGCCTACGGAATCCCTCTATTTAAAACTTGCTAAATAAAGATCTGCACCATCTTTATTTGTCCAGGCAACTTAGGAATAGTTTTCAGGAAATAAATTGGTTAAATCTGGCTTGAATATTTTTGCGCTATTTTCCGTGCGCAAAATATCAAGAAAAGCTTATACTTGTATCTAAGAGGCGTATATAATATTAACGATTGCTGTATGAAGGTTACTGAAAGCGACCGCACCGAAAATGACCGGTGATACTTAATAAGAGAAAATAATCCAGGTAAAAAAACGATATGTCGAAATTGGTAAGCTATATAATTCCGGCCTACAATGAGCGTGCCTACATAGGAAATGTCGTTAGGGAATTGAGCAAGGTAAGCCTGCCAGCAGGTGTGCAGTATGAGATCGTGGTTGTAGATGACGGGTCTTCGGATGGAACAGCAGATTACCTTGAGGCAGTGACGGATGTCATCAATCTAAGAGTACATCGTTTACCACAGAACCGCGGGAAAGGCTTTGCACTTCGTGAAGGATTTCGAGTTGCAAGGGGTGACGTTGTAATAGTTTGCGATGCCGACTCAGAGTATAGTCCGGACGATATCCCTAAGATAATCCAGCCAATTTTAGAAGGGCGGGCAGAGATTGTATATGGAAGCCGGTTTCTTGGCAGTATAAGCGGCATGAAATTTGCAAACCGCCTTGCAAACAAGATTTTGACAGCAACGGCGAATATTTTATTTCGTGCTAAGATAACAGACGAGGCAACAGCATATAAAGCTTTTAAGAAAGAGGTTCTTGATTCTGTTAATTTGGTCTGCACGGGCTTTGAATTTTGTCCTGAAGTTACCGCAAAGATGCTGAAGAGGGGCTACAAGATCAATGAGGTTCCGATAAAGTATACAGCGAGAACAGTTAAGGAAGGTAAGAAAATAAGGTGGCAGGATGGCTTTATAGCGATCTGGACGTTGATAAAATACCGGTTAATTGACTAATAAAGAGACCCTATACTTATTTTCTAGAATTTGCTCTCTGGAGTTAAAAATAGAAGTGGCCAATATCTTTCGCAAGGTAGATGCTGTAAAAATCATACTAATTACCGCGCTAGTCATCGGAATCGTGATGCGCATTAGTGCCTGGAATGATGGCGAAGGCAACAATATATTAAGCGTATCGCGAGACTCAGCTATGTATAATGCCATTGCTAAAAATATAATTGCCGGAAAAGGCTATGTTGGGAAAGACCATATGATCGCAAGAAACGGTCAGCCAACGGCATTTTACGGTCCTACCTATCCACTTTATCTGGTTTTCATATATTCGATATTCGGACAATCGCTAAAAGCGGTGCAAATATCTCATTTAATCCTTGAGCTTATCACGGGCTTATTAATTTATATATTGGGGTTAAGGCTTTTTGGGAGATTACAAGGGGCGATTGCGGCCTTTATTTATGCAACCTCACCGGAGATTATTCATTACGGCTTCAGGATAATGACGGAAATAGTTTACATATTCCTGGAGATCCTGGTTTTGCTGCTGATTGTGGGTCTGTTGCAGAGAGAGAAGCCAACGCTTCGGACGCTGGCTTTAGCTGGTATTGTGTTTGGGATAGCCTATTTATGTAGGCAAACAATATTTTTACTGCCGATTGTATTTATACCTATCATGTGGCTCAAGTATATGAAAAACGGTTATATTTGGATGCTAAAATCCGTTGCAGTATTTTTGATATGTGCAGGCGTTGTACTGGCGCCATGGGTGGTGAGAAATTACATAACGTTTGGCGAAGTGATAATAGGGACGACAACAGGCCCGGCCACCCTTTGGTGGGGTATGCTTGAAGATAAAGGAACACCGTTAAGCATTTTAGAGAAGAGGTACCGCGATGAGCACCCAAAAATGAACGAGGTCCAAATGGCCCACCAAATGTCCAAGGAAGCAAAGTATGCGCTGCTTCGCATGACAAAAGATGAGATTATCGGAAAAGTAATAAATCGTCCGCGTCGGCTTTTCGGATACCCCAAAAAAATTATCGATCCGAAAGCACTAAAACAGACTGCAACAGGCATTGCTTATTCTCTACTGGGAGTGTTAGGTATGGCCGGGCTTTTTATTGGCTCTCGCGGCAGGTATGACAGGCTGGTTATACCGGTGTTCACGCTGTCGGTGGTTGGGCTTCACCTTTTGACACATGCCACATTCAGGTATCTGATGCCCGAAGTTCCACTTCTTGCACTTGGCCTTGGAAACTTTATCGTCTATATTGCGACTGCAGCAAAAAGACGAACAAAGCAGTTACGGGGTAGCTATTTGACTGCTTCTTAGCGCACATATATGATTGATTAATAGCTGGCAGCCTTCAGCTGTCAGCCGTCAGCTTAAAGACAAAGAAATAAGAAGCTGATTGCTGATAGCTGATTGCTGGTAGCTTTAATTAGGAGGTAATTAATGCGGCGAAAAATCGCAGCTATATTTGTGGCAACCATAGCTTTCCTATCAATCTTATCCCAGCCGATATCCGCAAGATCGAATAATAAGGTTGTTTTTATCCTAATGGACAACATAAGCTGGTCGGATATTATATCGGCAAACGACCGCATTATAAATGATTTGATAGAAAGAAGCTCAATAGGTCTCCTAAATAATAGGGCTTACAAAGCGTCTTCACGGCCTAGAAGTGCGCTAACCGTCGGGGCTGGCGTAAGGGCAGACGGGGCATCTTCCAATTTTGAAGGGTTTAATGCTGATGAGCCTTACGGTTATGGACTGGCGATGGATGTTTTTAGGCAACGTACCGGCAAACGTGCAAAAAAAGGCCAAGTATTGGAGCTTGGTATTGCCCCTATCATCAGGGACAATATGAATGGCATGCAGGACCTTGTACCCGGTGGGCTTGGTAAGATTATCAATAAATCCGGAAAGAAAACAGCAGTTTTAGGAAACTCAGATACTGGTGTGGATGATGACCCAAGTACCTGCAACCGTGAAGCGGTTGACATAGCCATGAATAGCAACGGCGTGGTCGATTTTGGGGATGTAAGCAAAGACATAATAGCGAGAGATAGCAGCTATCCGTTTGGCGTGCGTACCGACTACAAAAAGCTTGCGGAAATATTCAAAAAGGCCTTTAGTGAAGCAGATTTTATTGTTGTTGACCTCGGCGACACAACAAGAGCGGATTTATACGGACAATATGCCTTTAAGAGAATTACCCAACAGCAAAAGACGAGGGCCATCCATACAGGTGCAAAGTTTATAAAGCAAGCTATGGAAATAGCTGGTGAGGACACAACATTTATTATTGCGTCAATCTCACCCCCGGGTTCGTCCAAATCGCCTTTAAAGTCGGATCTGGAGCAGCTAACTCCGATTATTGTGCATGGGCCAGGCTTTAAACCATCTGCATTGGTATCAAGCTCCACCCAAAGAGAGGGAATTGTTACTACCGTTGATATTGCTCCTACTGTACTCTCTATCCTGGGGCTGCAAAAAGGAGCTGAGATGACCGGTAGCTTGATGCACTCCAGCCAGGCAAGCCTAAGTCCGCTAGACCTGGAAAAGTTTAACCTAAGTGCCGTTGGCGTAAAAGATACTAGAAGGACCGCTATACTTGCATATATCTACATACAGGTGGCCCTGTATGCCATAACAGCTTTAGTGCTTGCTTTCGGGAAAAAATTAAATAAGTATTCGGCGGCTGTCTTAGAAACGCTAATATTTATGACTATGGGCTTTCCGCTATTCTCATTCTACACCACCAAGCTTGAGCAGATAGCAAACCAGGGCTTTTTAATTACCATGTTGACTATTGCAGCATCGCTTGCCTTTGCGGTATTGCTGGTTGCGACACGCCGAAAAGTATTGCACCCGATCGCGGGAATATCCGTTTTGACGCTTACTGTTCTTTTGGTAGATGCGCTTGTAGGTGCTCCATCTTATGTAAATAGCATTTTTGGCTATGATCCGATTAGGGGGTCAAGATTCTTCGGAGTGGGAAATGAAGCTATGTCGATACTGATTGCAAATACCCTGCTCGTATTTGGCGTGATGCTTGAAAGAACATGGAATAGGTGGACGGTATTGGCAGGTGCTATACTATGTTTAATCGTGACTTTAATAATCGGATTTCCGACGATCGGTGCGAATACCGGTGGTACAATTGCAGCTGTTTTTGCGTTTACAGCGATGTTATTACAGGCTATGAAATCTAAGGCAAAGGTACGAAATGTGGTTATTTCGCTGGCTTTGGTTGTGACAGTTTTAAGCATATTTGTAGCTTACGATGTCATGCATGGGGCACAGACACACATGGGAAAAACCATCGCATCTATATCGTCTGGAGGGCTGCATGAGGTTATCGTAATCGCAAACAGGAAACTTGCTACAAACCTCATGGTGTTGAGATTCAGTACATGGTCATATTTTTTGCTAACCGTGCTTGGGATACTTACTTTTCTATGGTTTAGGCCGGTTGGTGTATTAAGAGATCTACTTGCAAATTATAAGGGAATATCAATAGCGATTACTGCTTCGCTTATTGGAGGAATCTTTGGATTCTCTTTTAATGATTCTGGGGTCCTCATCCCGGCGATTATTATGTCGTATATGATACCAACGGTTATATATTTGATGTTTTGGGAGAGATATCACGCTTCTGGTAAACCAGAAGCAAATTAAACGTGCAGAACTGCGATTTAAATCAAAGACTGCTACATAACTACGGCCTTTTCAAGGCTTTGAACTTGAAATTTACATTTTGGACTAGGCTTAAAATGCAGGGCATATCAATGTAGATTAAGTTATTAAAAGCTTAAACAACATGAAAAGCACCACTTTTCTATTTTACCTTTGGATACTTGCGCATTTTCTGACAGGATTAATAATGAGCCTGCTCATTATGCCACCCTTCAAGGAAATGTTAAGAAGGGCTGGGGCGGTCAGGGCCAACTTCAGAGAGCGTGTAATAGTAAATATGGCGGGCAGTCTCATTATCATCGTATGGTTATTTCTTATGGCGGTAGCTGGAATATTTCCATCTATAGCGGATAAGGTCGGCGTAAGTTTGCCGCAGAGCTTTTTATTGGGTGCAGACGTGTCGATCCCGCTAACCCTGATAATTTTAGGGGCGGGGATTTTTGGGCTTGTCGACGATCTGCTTGGGAGCCGCGAGTATTCTGGTTTTAAAGGCCATATCGGAGCTCTTTTAAAAGGGCAATTAACTACAGGGGCACTTAAGGCAATCGCAATTCCAATTGCCGCCGTCTTTGCGTTTTCAGTCACAGAGACCAACGCTTTGGAGGTAGTTGGAAATGCTTTGCTGGTTGCGCTCTTTGTTAATACGCTGAACCTTCTTGATCTGCGGCCGGGCAGGGCTTTGAAGGTCTATATACCGCTACAGGTTATATTTCTTTTTGCTGCAGCCAATGTTCTGGGTTCATCGGCTGCAGTTTTGGCCGGGATAGCCCTCGCACTTCTTATCCCCGACCTTCGGGAAGAGATGATGCTTGGCGATGTGGGATCAAATATACTTGGAGGCATATTAGGGTTTTGCTTTGCGATAACATTTGGCTGGTCAATAAAGCTTGCGATTATAGTTATATTGGTTTTAGTCCAACTGCTTTCGGAAAAATACTCAATAAGTAGCATAATCGAGCGAATTGCAGTCCTCAGGGTACTCGATAATCTCGGACGAAGAGCCGAGTAAGCTGAGAATAAAAATTTGCATTAACCTTCGTTGTGACATATTGCCAAAATTGCAGGATGCCGCAAATAAGCTTCTTAAGCAGGGCAATCGGATAGAATCCGGGCTCTAGTTTAGAAGGATAAGGGCATGTAAAGGGTTTTTAGAATTATTAAACCTGTGTTAAAATGCTAAAGTTGGCTTTTGCGCAAGGCAGTGCGCAATTAAAATGAAAAGCGAATATTAAATTTTAAATTTAATATAATTAACTTCTGGTGTAAGCAAGGGTAGCAAAAGGAGAGAGATGATTGGCTAAACATGTCTTTGTAACCGGTGGAGTTGTATCATCGTTGGGCAAAGGAATAACCGCGGCCTCCCTGGGCAGATTGTTAAAAAGCCGGGGATTCAAGGTAACGATACAGAAACTCGATCCCTATCTTAATGTTGACCCCGGAACCATGAGCCCGTTCCAGCACGGAGAAGTGTTCGTTACAGATGACGGAACGGAAACCGATCTAGACCTCGGTCACTATGAGAGGTTTACAGATGAAGAGTTGGGTAGGGACAGCAATGTCACAGCCGGACAGATTTACTGGTCGATAGTAACCAAGGAAAGAAGGGGCGAATTTCTAGGCGGAACCGTCCAGGTTATACCGCATGTTACTAATGAGATAAAGCAGCGTATCCTTAACTTAGCAACGGATGATGACAAACACATTGTAATAACAGAAGTTGGCGGAACTGTTGGTGACATTGAAAGTTTGCCCTTCCTGGAAGCGATAAGGCAGTTTAAAAAGGATGTAGGAAAAGAGAACGTCCTTTATATACATGTAACGTTAGTCCCCTATATAGAATCCTCCTCTGAGCTTAAAACCAAGCCGACGCAGCATAGCGTAAAGGAACTGCGAAGTATTGGTATACAGCCGGATATCATTGTTGCCAGGTCGGATCGGCCCATAGATGACGCGATAAAGAGAAAGATCGGCCTATTCTGCGATATAGAGGCTTCAAATGTGATCTCAGCAATTGACGCAGAGCACCTATACGTTATTCCGTTGAGACTGCACGAAGAGGGACTGGACGATATTGTGGTTGATTGTCTGCAGCTAAAAAACGGTGAAGCAGACTTAAGCGAGTGGAAAGACCTGGTCGATCGAATAAAAAGGGTTGAGCATAGCGTAAAAATCGGCCTTGTTGGGAAATATGTTCAGCTGCCCGATGCATATCTTAGCGTTGTGGAGGCCTTAAAACATGGCGGTTATTACAACAATACCGATGTAGAGATTGTATGGGTCGATGCTGAGACTACAAGTTTTGACGAAGTTGAGAGGCAGCTTTTGGAGGTTGATGGAGTTTTAGTTCCCGGTGGCTTCGGCATAAGAGGTATTGAGGGCAAGATTAAAGCGGTTAGGGTTGCAAGAGAAAATAAAATCCCGTTCTTTGGTATCTGCCTGGGGCTTCAGTGCGCGGTTGTTGAGTATGCGAGAAATGTTGTTGGCCTGGAGGGCGCAAACAGCTCGGAGTTTGATCCGGAAACGCCACATCCAGTTATCGACTTGTTGCCAGAACAAAAAGCTATTGAAGACATGGGGGGCACAATGAGGCTCGGTGCATACCCATGCAATATAGCAGCTGGTACATTTGCCAGCGCTGCATATGGTGTAAGGCAGATACATGAGAGACATCGACACCGCTATGAAGTAAATAACGACTATCTTGAATCACTTAAAAATGCTGGGCTTGTGCTAAGTGGGTTATCTCCTGATGGCCGTCTGGTTGAGATCATAGAGATTAAAGACCATCCATGGTTTGTTGGAACGCAATTCCATCCGGAATTCAAATCGCGTCCGACGAGGCCACACCCACTATTTAGGGACTTCATTAAAGCTGCCCTAAAATACAGTCTGGAAAAGCCAAGGGTAGATGCAATAGATAAAATAAAAATGTAAAAATAGAAATTGTATTTTGTTAACAGCGCTGTTAAGAAAAATATTCTTTTGAGAGATAACCGTTTGTCTACTCTGTGGTATTATCCTTATAATGAATACGTTAGCTTAATAAGCGCTTAAAACTTATTTTTATTGCATTTTGAATTCTTCCGATGGAGGATAAATGGTTGATGAAAATCGGGTGGTCAGAATCTTTGAAAACCTGACCAGAATCTATAGCCCAAGTTATAAAGAACGAACTATAGCAGACCATATAAAAGGTTATGTTGAAGCCCTTGGTTTTCTAGCCTTTGAGGATGAAGCAGGCAGCGCTGTCGGTTCGAACGCAGGAAATATTATTGTAACAATACCTGGAAATACTGCTGGGCCAAGCATTATGTTTGCTTCCCACATGGATACCGTTGAACCTGCTCAAGGCGTCGAGCCAGTTATAGAAAATGGTGTTATAAAAAGCAGCGGTGAAACTATCCTAGGCGGCGACGATAAGGCAGGAATTGCTGCTATGCTAGAACTAATATCTGTTTTAGCCGGAAAATCTGTATCTCACGGTCCGATACATCTTATCTTTACTATTGCCGAGGAAGTTGGGCTTGAAGGTGCAAAGAATCTTGATTTAAGCGATAAACACATAGACTTTGCTTATGTTCTTGATTCAAACGGTAAAGTAGGAAACATTGTGGTAAGTGCGCCTTATCAGGATTCGTTTATTGCAGAGTTTAAAGGAAGGGCAGCTCACGCAGGTCTTGCGCCGGATGATGGAATCAATGCTATAACTGCGGCAGCTAAGGCCATAGGGTACATGAAACTGGGTAGGATAGATGAGGAAACCACCGCGAATGTGGGGGTTATCGAAGGTGGAAGGGCAGCAAATATTGTCGCAGAACGTGCAAAGGTTGTTGCCGAGGCAAGAAGCATTGATGTTAAAAAGCTGGAGAAGCAGTCCGAAGAAATGATCGCCTGTTTTGAAAAAGGAGCCAGAGAAACGGGTGCTCAGGTTAGTATAAAGCGATATCGTCCGTACGAAGGGTACTCGCTGACAGAGAGCGATGAGGTTGTAAAAAGAGCTATCGGTGCATTAAACAGGCTTGGAATATCTTATAATCTGATAAAGAGCGGCGGCGGGAGCGATACGAATATATTTAATGCGATGGGCATAAATGCTGTCAATTTGGGCATAGGGGTTGAGTTGGTGCACACTACCGACGAATACATTCCGATTGCTGAGTTGAAGAATCTGGCAGCGCTCCTAGTGGAAATTGTAAAGGTATGAGTGCCATGCTAAAGCTGGCAAATAATTAAACCGGTAAATATAAGGACCAGTGAGTTGGATTGCTATCCTTTAGTACGCCCTAATTAAATGCCGTCTAAAGCGGATCGTATCATAGTCAAAGCATCTGATTATTAATTTATATTCCTAAGTTTTGAGGAACTACAAGTTGATTACGCTAAAGCGAGCAAGTGTAAAAGAGATCAAGAAAGAGCGTCCGGGCTATATTGAGGCTGTTGTCGATGTTGAGGGAGAGGCTCATCGGGCAATCTGCTACAGCTCGATAATAGGGGACATAAAACCTGGCGATAGCGTAATCGTGAATACAACAGCCGTTGATCTGGATCTTGGAACCGGCGGTTTTCATTTTATCCTCTGGAATTTAAGCAAAGACTCGGTTAATGCAAAAGATGGTGGACATATTATGAAGCTTCGCTATACCCCGTTTCAGATTAAATGCCTTGCGGTAGAGGAGGAACAAAGCAAGCACCACAAAGCATTAAAAGATGCGGAAGACATAAGGAGAATGCCGGTGATAATCGGTACGCTTCACAGCCAGCTGCCGGCTGCTGCCGCGGTTTTTAAGGAACTTCAACCAAAGAAAAAAATCGCTTATATAATGACAGATGGAGCTTCT
The sequence above is a segment of the Bacillota bacterium genome. Coding sequences within it:
- a CDS encoding glycosyltransferase family 4 protein; amino-acid sequence: MIERGILYVVDPAANCIRQQVLTMLKYLNRARYKPYLVVSEDAYLIEHARKLNVDYITNPGISTASKINIGGICRSIEQFVAERKINLIHSHGIQACFVAANLAKSLNVAHISTVHLIDDSHKKKGLFSVGTDKILAMADHLIAVSEVVKASIDSISDNITLIYNGIEADRFAETLDSEQLFRELGIEKGSSLIGVITTLEPGKGTDVFLDAASLLAGLREDMRFVVVGDGPELEALKKKSFSLGIGKRTYFLGFRRDVAHILKSLDAVVIPNLSPGLPIILLEALASSKPVIVTDVPGVREAVSESEVEFVPVKDPIAIDKAVRKILSQRMVAGTKAQEGQKLVKDRFSVQQMMKPTESLYLKLAK
- a CDS encoding glycosyltransferase family 2 protein, whose amino-acid sequence is MSKLVSYIIPAYNERAYIGNVVRELSKVSLPAGVQYEIVVVDDGSSDGTADYLEAVTDVINLRVHRLPQNRGKGFALREGFRVARGDVVIVCDADSEYSPDDIPKIIQPILEGRAEIVYGSRFLGSISGMKFANRLANKILTATANILFRAKITDEATAYKAFKKEVLDSVNLVCTGFEFCPEVTAKMLKRGYKINEVPIKYTARTVKEGKKIRWQDGFIAIWTLIKYRLID
- a CDS encoding glycosyltransferase family 39 protein, encoding MANIFRKVDAVKIILITALVIGIVMRISAWNDGEGNNILSVSRDSAMYNAIAKNIIAGKGYVGKDHMIARNGQPTAFYGPTYPLYLVFIYSIFGQSLKAVQISHLILELITGLLIYILGLRLFGRLQGAIAAFIYATSPEIIHYGFRIMTEIVYIFLEILVLLLIVGLLQREKPTLRTLALAGIVFGIAYLCRQTIFLLPIVFIPIMWLKYMKNGYIWMLKSVAVFLICAGVVLAPWVVRNYITFGEVIIGTTTGPATLWWGMLEDKGTPLSILEKRYRDEHPKMNEVQMAHQMSKEAKYALLRMTKDEIIGKVINRPRRLFGYPKKIIDPKALKQTATGIAYSLLGVLGMAGLFIGSRGRYDRLVIPVFTLSVVGLHLLTHATFRYLMPEVPLLALGLGNFIVYIATAAKRRTKQLRGSYLTAS
- a CDS encoding CTP synthase, which codes for MAKHVFVTGGVVSSLGKGITAASLGRLLKSRGFKVTIQKLDPYLNVDPGTMSPFQHGEVFVTDDGTETDLDLGHYERFTDEELGRDSNVTAGQIYWSIVTKERRGEFLGGTVQVIPHVTNEIKQRILNLATDDDKHIVITEVGGTVGDIESLPFLEAIRQFKKDVGKENVLYIHVTLVPYIESSSELKTKPTQHSVKELRSIGIQPDIIVARSDRPIDDAIKRKIGLFCDIEASNVISAIDAEHLYVIPLRLHEEGLDDIVVDCLQLKNGEADLSEWKDLVDRIKRVEHSVKIGLVGKYVQLPDAYLSVVEALKHGGYYNNTDVEIVWVDAETTSFDEVERQLLEVDGVLVPGGFGIRGIEGKIKAVRVARENKIPFFGICLGLQCAVVEYARNVVGLEGANSSEFDPETPHPVIDLLPEQKAIEDMGGTMRLGAYPCNIAAGTFASAAYGVRQIHERHRHRYEVNNDYLESLKNAGLVLSGLSPDGRLVEIIEIKDHPWFVGTQFHPEFKSRPTRPHPLFRDFIKAALKYSLEKPRVDAIDKIKM
- a CDS encoding M20/M25/M40 family metallo-hydrolase, whose amino-acid sequence is MVDENRVVRIFENLTRIYSPSYKERTIADHIKGYVEALGFLAFEDEAGSAVGSNAGNIIVTIPGNTAGPSIMFASHMDTVEPAQGVEPVIENGVIKSSGETILGGDDKAGIAAMLELISVLAGKSVSHGPIHLIFTIAEEVGLEGAKNLDLSDKHIDFAYVLDSNGKVGNIVVSAPYQDSFIAEFKGRAAHAGLAPDDGINAITAAAKAIGYMKLGRIDEETTANVGVIEGGRAANIVAERAKVVAEARSIDVKKLEKQSEEMIACFEKGARETGAQVSIKRYRPYEGYSLTESDEVVKRAIGALNRLGISYNLIKSGGGSDTNIFNAMGINAVNLGIGVELVHTTDEYIPIAELKNLAALLVEIVKV